A single Vulcanisaeta distributa DSM 14429 DNA region contains:
- a CDS encoding APC family permease, whose product MGAKQGVFLRESTGLVKEAGFWDAVSINIANMSIGAALGTAGFTLAALPTVVGVNFVYASLIAFLLSIPQIIVYSLLTTLIPRTGGDYVWLTRAFGPRAAWLINGLVMAFVIQALAYYALIAIAGVFQLESVLPLLGLNVSFNTWDMTATAIAFFAVIVLANILGTKYGFRLMTVLTTVSMIGLAIAIAIMLLTPRSAAIAAINNLLPSGYTYSSLASSYRGPEATLSGILMVIPFFALYVYPWLMAGPAIASEIRGRNAIKYNVPVAALITMVMATIGFEAMYYSLGFSFVTAALSNPNLNGIINFWTIAMVLSSNYALKWFIGISSVTWYLAILAYGAIVIVRYWFALAFDRVWPSAFAYVSPRFGTPIYAHLFDLVVTAILITLTGIFYGTFTALYGTEVGPLTYLALVGIAAVIIALRRSNELSGRARAALIAAGVLQFLVFIYLDYEFLAYPQIWGGNWLAYGVIIGAFVLGVIAYLVARSIYLRRYGMDISAAYVEIPPE is encoded by the coding sequence ATGGGGGCTAAACAGGGCGTATTTCTTAGGGAATCCACGGGTTTAGTCAAAGAGGCTGGTTTTTGGGATGCTGTGTCGATAAACATCGCCAACATGTCAATAGGCGCGGCCCTCGGCACGGCCGGCTTCACACTAGCCGCCCTACCAACAGTGGTTGGTGTTAACTTCGTATATGCATCACTAATTGCATTCCTACTCTCAATACCTCAAATAATCGTTTACTCATTACTAACCACGTTAATACCACGCACTGGCGGTGACTATGTGTGGCTAACCAGGGCGTTTGGGCCTAGGGCCGCCTGGCTCATTAATGGCCTGGTCATGGCATTCGTAATACAGGCCCTGGCATACTACGCACTGATTGCGATAGCCGGCGTTTTCCAACTCGAGTCAGTACTACCTCTGCTGGGCTTGAATGTGTCCTTCAATACGTGGGACATGACGGCCACGGCAATCGCCTTCTTCGCCGTTATAGTCCTGGCCAACATACTGGGTACTAAGTACGGCTTTAGACTAATGACAGTACTAACCACGGTATCAATGATTGGGTTAGCAATTGCGATAGCCATAATGCTCCTAACACCTAGGTCAGCGGCAATAGCCGCAATCAATAACCTACTACCAAGCGGCTACACATACTCATCACTGGCCAGTAGCTATAGGGGGCCCGAGGCCACGTTAAGCGGCATACTCATGGTAATACCCTTCTTCGCCCTCTACGTATACCCATGGCTAATGGCTGGGCCCGCAATAGCCTCTGAGATAAGGGGTAGAAACGCAATTAAGTACAACGTACCCGTCGCAGCCCTCATCACCATGGTAATGGCAACCATAGGGTTTGAGGCCATGTACTACTCGCTGGGCTTTAGCTTCGTTACTGCAGCATTATCCAACCCTAACCTCAATGGCATTATTAACTTCTGGACAATAGCGATGGTATTATCAAGCAACTACGCGCTTAAGTGGTTTATTGGCATTTCGTCAGTGACTTGGTACCTCGCAATATTGGCCTACGGCGCCATAGTCATCGTTAGGTACTGGTTTGCGCTGGCCTTCGACAGGGTTTGGCCCAGTGCCTTCGCTTACGTGAGTCCGAGGTTCGGAACACCAATATACGCACACCTATTCGATCTAGTGGTGACGGCAATACTTATTACATTAACAGGGATATTCTACGGAACATTCACTGCGCTCTACGGCACCGAGGTCGGGCCATTAACGTACCTGGCACTCGTGGGTATTGCCGCGGTAATAATAGCGCTCAGGAGAAGCAATGAACTGAGTGGCAGGGCTAGGGCGGCACTCATTGCCGCTGGTGTTCTTCAGTTCCTAGTCTTTATTTACCTGGACTATGAGTTCCTAGCCTACCCACAGATCTGGGGCGGCAACTGGTTGGCCTACGGCGTAATAATCGGCGCCTTCGTGCTGGGCGTTATAGCCTACTTGGTGGCCAGATCCATATACCTGAGGAGGTATGGTATGGACATATCCGCGGCATACGTCGAGATACCTCCTGAGTGA
- a CDS encoding glutamine amidotransferase-related protein, whose translation MVVGILDFGGQYNHLILRRVTELGFRGGFLSPDEPLDKVKQLFDCLIISGGPWNIPEDLPRTGNAINYILEFPGPVLGICLGHQLMAYAYGGELVRDLPEFGGVRVYVDREDTILRGVPREFVAWESHNISVARQPRGFEVIAHSDTVPVEAMVNEGISRFGVQFHPEVRHTEYGLVIMKNFLELCQHA comes from the coding sequence GTGGTTGTTGGGATCCTTGATTTCGGTGGTCAATACAATCACCTAATACTTAGGCGTGTGACTGAGTTGGGCTTTAGGGGTGGGTTTCTAAGTCCGGATGAGCCGCTCGATAAGGTTAAGCAGTTATTTGATTGCTTAATCATTAGTGGTGGTCCGTGGAACATACCCGAGGACCTGCCCAGGACGGGCAACGCCATTAATTACATCCTCGAATTCCCAGGGCCCGTGCTCGGTATTTGCCTTGGGCATCAATTGATGGCGTATGCATACGGTGGTGAGTTGGTGAGGGATCTCCCTGAGTTTGGTGGTGTTAGGGTCTATGTTGATAGGGAGGACACAATACTTAGGGGAGTTCCCAGGGAGTTCGTTGCCTGGGAGAGCCACAACATAAGCGTTGCCAGGCAGCCTAGGGGCTTTGAAGTAATTGCGCATAGTGATACCGTGCCCGTTGAGGCGATGGTTAATGAGGGAATTAGTAGGTTTGGTGTCCAGTTTCATCCCGAGGTTAGGCATACGGAGTATGGACTCGTGATTATGAAGAACTTCCTTGAGTTATGCCAACATGCGTGA
- a CDS encoding amidohydrolase family protein, translating to MERVDLIIRARYVITMSNPLVIEDGAVAIDNGLIKAVGRANDVLSQYRGEEVINRDKHILMPGLIDAHTHTQQVLLRSFINDERLALPPIWTKLLIPFEDLLTDELAYLSSLVSVAAMAKNGVTLFIEAGAPRPRELIRAINEVGIRGVITPSTFNVRDNEVIDAKEVMRRVEELLPEAGGRVRVWCSIRQVMMVTEDLLLGLRDLCLSKGLGITYHLGEYQGEIDYALTKYGARPLEVFDRLGLTSIKPTVIAHAVYLSNRERAIVRDRGLGIAWCPTVDSIAMGPHWLPMFDGVLFGFGSDGGAFTSLDLLHEAKVARAVGKALTISIAYDKSSFNSLTILRALTGWGGLLVGDNVGVINEGFKADLITLRLDDARALPIYDPVESVVSLLGGHSVNDVVVGGEFVVRDGRLIRIDEGELIEKLYDAIPEIRGKLSNMA from the coding sequence ATGGAGCGGGTCGACCTAATCATTAGGGCTAGGTACGTAATAACAATGTCAAATCCATTGGTGATCGAGGATGGGGCCGTAGCCATAGATAACGGCTTAATCAAGGCCGTGGGGAGGGCAAACGACGTACTCAGCCAATACAGGGGTGAGGAGGTCATCAACAGGGACAAACACATATTGATGCCGGGGCTTATTGACGCCCACACCCACACACAACAAGTACTACTTAGGTCATTCATTAATGATGAGAGACTCGCATTACCACCAATATGGACCAAGCTCCTAATACCCTTTGAGGACTTACTGACCGATGAACTGGCATACCTATCATCCCTAGTGAGTGTCGCCGCCATGGCTAAGAACGGCGTCACACTGTTTATAGAAGCGGGCGCACCAAGGCCCAGGGAGTTGATTAGGGCCATTAATGAGGTTGGGATTAGGGGCGTGATCACACCCTCAACCTTCAACGTACGTGATAACGAGGTGATCGATGCTAAGGAAGTAATGCGTAGGGTTGAGGAGTTACTGCCTGAGGCCGGTGGGAGGGTTAGGGTTTGGTGTTCGATTAGGCAGGTAATGATGGTGACTGAGGACCTACTCCTCGGCCTAAGGGACCTTTGCCTAAGCAAGGGGCTAGGCATAACCTACCACCTCGGCGAGTACCAGGGCGAGATTGATTATGCACTCACTAAGTACGGCGCTAGGCCCCTCGAGGTATTTGATAGGCTTGGTTTAACGTCAATAAAGCCCACGGTTATTGCTCATGCGGTTTACTTGTCTAATAGGGAGAGGGCCATTGTTAGGGATAGGGGGTTGGGGATTGCCTGGTGCCCGACCGTTGACTCAATAGCCATGGGACCTCATTGGCTACCCATGTTTGATGGCGTATTGTTTGGCTTTGGCAGTGATGGTGGTGCATTCACAAGCTTAGACCTCTTGCACGAGGCTAAGGTCGCCAGGGCCGTGGGTAAGGCGTTAACCATTAGTATAGCCTATGATAAGTCCTCTTTCAACTCATTAACGATTCTAAGGGCGCTCACGGGTTGGGGTGGATTGTTGGTTGGGGATAATGTGGGCGTAATTAATGAGGGCTTCAAGGCAGACCTAATAACGCTTAGGCTTGATGATGCCAGGGCGCTGCCCATCTACGACCCCGTGGAGTCCGTAGTGTCATTGCTGGGTGGTCATAGCGTTAATGATGTGGTGGTTGGTGGGGAATTTGTGGTGAGGGATGGCAGGTTGATCAGGATTGATGAGGGGGAGTTAATTGAGAAGTTGTACGACGCAATCCCCGAAATCCGTGGAAAATTGAGTAATATGGCTTAG
- a CDS encoding ATP-binding protein has protein sequence MELAWIDKAVEGIKSLPIKCAVAAISGGVDSTTAAVLVRRAIGDRLRAVFIDTGFMRLNEPAHVKELLRDVLPIEVIDARDRFYREMLGLSDAEEKRIRFREVFYEVLSGVAREYGCDWLVQGTIAPDWIETRGGIKTQHNVLEQIGIDTVSKYGFKLIEPLRELYKDQVRELAKALGVPSEIVNRQPFPGPGLSIRAVGELTLEKLDVVRGATEIVERRLGGMGLSQWFAAAWEYDVASSEDLSRIINGLGNFKAYVFKVRATGVKGDSRSYGNVVLVRGDPSNWGLIYDLYRYLGTARDVTHVVYELMGRGSGKYFVSIRAVLTEDFMTADVARIPQDTLMGIAQEILGSDERVAAVGYDVTPKPPATIEYE, from the coding sequence ATGGAGTTGGCGTGGATCGATAAGGCGGTTGAGGGTATTAAGTCGTTACCCATCAAGTGCGCTGTCGCGGCGATATCGGGTGGTGTTGATAGTACTACGGCTGCTGTCCTCGTTAGGAGGGCCATCGGTGATAGGCTCAGGGCGGTGTTCATAGACACTGGCTTCATGAGACTTAACGAGCCAGCACACGTTAAGGAGTTGCTTAGGGATGTCCTTCCAATAGAGGTTATTGATGCGCGTGATAGGTTTTACCGTGAGATGCTTGGGCTTAGCGATGCTGAGGAGAAGAGGATTAGGTTTAGGGAGGTTTTCTATGAAGTGCTCTCTGGGGTTGCCAGGGAGTATGGCTGTGATTGGCTTGTCCAAGGTACAATAGCCCCTGACTGGATTGAGACGAGGGGTGGCATTAAGACGCAGCACAACGTGCTTGAGCAGATCGGCATAGACACGGTGTCTAAATACGGCTTTAAACTCATCGAGCCGCTCAGGGAGCTTTATAAGGACCAGGTCAGGGAGTTAGCCAAGGCGCTCGGTGTACCAAGTGAGATAGTTAATAGGCAGCCATTCCCAGGGCCTGGACTTAGTATTAGGGCTGTGGGTGAGTTAACGCTTGAGAAGCTTGATGTCGTCAGGGGGGCGACGGAAATCGTTGAGAGGAGGTTAGGGGGTATGGGCTTGAGCCAGTGGTTTGCGGCTGCGTGGGAGTATGACGTGGCCTCAAGTGAGGATTTATCAAGGATTATCAATGGGCTTGGCAATTTCAAAGCCTACGTATTTAAGGTTAGGGCTACGGGCGTTAAGGGTGATTCCAGGTCCTACGGGAACGTGGTGTTGGTTAGGGGTGATCCAAGTAATTGGGGTTTAATCTACGACCTATATAGGTACCTGGGCACTGCTCGTGATGTCACCCACGTGGTCTATGAATTAATGGGGAGAGGTTCTGGGAAGTATTTCGTCTCAATAAGGGCTGTGCTCACTGAGGATTTCATGACTGCTGACGTGGCCAGGATACCGCAGGACACGCTCATGGGGATTGCGCAGGAAATACTGGGTAGTGATGAGAGGGTTGCCGCGGTTGGCTATGACGTGACACCGAAGCCCCCGGCCACGATTGAGTATGAATGA